One Phocaeicola dorei genomic region harbors:
- a CDS encoding RagB/SusD family nutrient uptake outer membrane protein produces MKRLFISLAILAGISLSSCNDSFLEKTPVTDLTENNAFNSYDNFKAFMWPCYEMFTNNTIRTSLQGFGQDGQYKGDMAAGYFQQKYESGYNEFAYQTVASVASGNGWDFKSFIRRVNIMLSHIDNSSMTEAQKDHWRAVGYFFHSFWYMELIDRFGDVPWVDQVLQEDSPEAYGPRVDRKTVADKVLERLQWAEQNIGNFTSQDGDNTINQDCVRAVISRFGLREGTWRKYHELGDAEKYLQECVRASELLMAAYPTLYTGTDGQPGAGYGEMWTTEDLGQVPGIILYKSYVKDINPMGMSYIEHTSSHYVEMNQNTVDLYLMKNGKPILADGSGYHGNKDMYAVFRDRDPRLYHTVIPPYKVKSGKGDYPTWSYTDNPADREYIDIMGANESCSNPGVGMKRLPGQNWSASLVPEIPRLGTGAFVTCRSGYYVWKNWDNWETSFNNGNLNTADKPIFKIEEVLLNEAEAKFELGVFDQGVADKTINKLRDRAGVVKMVVADINDSFDPNRGKYYPKGNESGILVDPVLWEIRRERIIELMGEGFGIYDIRRWRMAPWFLNKPATGLWMSKEEAMKNNMTLYNPETGYSDGTDGSLTEGNLYLFNDPLKEGKGWLDKYYLYQVPTTEILLNPELEQNPGW; encoded by the coding sequence ATGAAAAGATTATTTATAAGTTTAGCAATTCTCGCAGGAATCAGCCTCTCTAGTTGTAATGATAGTTTCTTGGAAAAGACTCCTGTTACAGACTTGACGGAGAATAATGCATTCAATTCCTACGATAACTTCAAGGCTTTTATGTGGCCTTGTTATGAGATGTTTACAAATAATACTATTCGCACTTCCTTACAAGGATTCGGACAAGACGGACAGTATAAGGGCGATATGGCAGCAGGATACTTTCAGCAAAAATATGAAAGTGGCTACAATGAATTTGCTTATCAGACAGTTGCCAGTGTAGCATCCGGTAATGGCTGGGATTTTAAATCATTTATCCGCCGTGTCAATATCATGCTTTCACACATTGATAATTCTAGTATGACAGAGGCTCAGAAAGACCATTGGCGTGCAGTAGGATATTTTTTTCATTCTTTTTGGTATATGGAATTGATAGATCGTTTTGGCGATGTGCCTTGGGTGGACCAGGTATTGCAGGAAGATTCTCCCGAAGCTTATGGACCTCGTGTGGATAGAAAAACCGTAGCCGACAAGGTATTGGAACGTCTGCAATGGGCGGAACAGAATATTGGAAATTTCACATCACAGGATGGGGACAATACGATTAACCAAGATTGTGTACGTGCCGTTATTTCGCGTTTCGGATTACGTGAAGGTACATGGAGGAAATATCATGAATTGGGTGATGCTGAAAAATATCTGCAAGAGTGTGTACGCGCATCCGAGTTATTAATGGCCGCTTATCCTACTCTTTACACAGGAACAGACGGTCAACCCGGTGCCGGATATGGTGAAATGTGGACAACAGAGGATTTGGGACAAGTTCCAGGTATCATTCTCTATAAATCTTATGTGAAGGATATAAATCCTATGGGCATGAGTTATATTGAACATACTTCTTCACACTATGTGGAGATGAACCAGAATACGGTAGATCTTTATTTGATGAAGAATGGCAAGCCGATTTTGGCTGACGGATCGGGCTACCATGGAAATAAGGACATGTATGCGGTATTTCGTGACCGTGACCCGCGTTTGTATCACACGGTTATACCTCCTTATAAAGTAAAATCTGGAAAAGGCGACTATCCTACCTGGTCGTATACAGACAATCCGGCAGACCGTGAATATATTGATATTATGGGAGCAAATGAAAGTTGCAGTAACCCGGGTGTTGGTATGAAACGTTTGCCTGGGCAGAACTGGAGTGCATCACTTGTACCTGAAATACCAAGATTAGGTACTGGAGCATTTGTGACTTGCCGTTCAGGCTACTATGTATGGAAGAATTGGGATAACTGGGAAACCAGCTTTAATAATGGTAATTTGAATACAGCTGACAAACCTATTTTTAAAATTGAAGAAGTCCTGTTGAATGAAGCTGAAGCCAAATTTGAATTGGGAGTATTTGACCAAGGGGTTGCAGACAAAACAATCAATAAGTTGCGTGATCGTGCCGGTGTAGTCAAAATGGTGGTTGCTGACATTAATGATAGTTTTGATCCTAACCGTGGAAAATACTATCCTAAAGGTAATGAAAGTGGTATTTTGGTTGATCCTGTCTTATGGGAAATTCGTCGCGAACGTATTATAGAATTGATGGGTGAGGGATTTGGTATTTATGATATCCGTCGTTGGCGTATGGCTCCGTGGTTCCTCAATAAACCTGCAACTGGTCTTTGGATGAGTAAAGAAGAGGCAATGAAAAATAATATGACTTTATATAATCCTGAAACTGGTTATTCTGATGGAACTGACGGTTCATTGACGGAAGGTAATTTGTATCTTTTCAATGATCCTCTAAAAGAAGGTAAAGGTTGGTTAGATAAATATTATTTGTATCAAGTACCGACTACCGAAATATTATTGAACCCAGAACTGGAACAGAATCCTGGTTGGTAA
- a CDS encoding sulfatase, with product MRFQKIGLTTVVLCTVGIQQSFSIDIVTKEKPNIVFILADDLGWTDLGVMGSDYYETPNIDRLATEGILFDNAYAAAANSAPSRACMMTGMYTPRHGVYTVSPPDRGDRTKRKYIAIPNVEDVCADFVTMAEALQEQGYQCGHIGKWHLGDDEDGTGPLSQGFIWNVGGNRAGAPYSYFYPYCLPDKSKCHVGLEEGILGEYLTDRLTEEAVSFIKSHSEGPFFLHLSHHAVHTVLQAPDSLINKYRNKTPGKYHKNPIYAAMIEKLDDSVGRICQVIKTLGIADRTIVIFYSDNGGSEPVTDNYPLNGGKGMPYEGGSRVPLIIRWTGKIEGGIRSSVPITGVDFYPTFVTLAQGKIPANLDGKDIFTLINNNETERDLFWHFPAYLESYLNGGRDFRAKPYSSIRSGDWKLIYHYEDKSMELFNLKNDLGESQDLSGSNPVKRGELYQKLMKWIQETHAPIPVKLNPYYRE from the coding sequence ATGAGATTTCAGAAAATAGGATTGACTACTGTAGTGTTGTGTACCGTAGGAATACAACAGAGCTTTTCTATCGATATAGTTACAAAAGAAAAACCTAATATCGTGTTTATTTTGGCTGATGATTTAGGTTGGACGGATTTGGGTGTAATGGGCAGTGATTATTATGAAACTCCTAATATAGACCGTCTTGCTACAGAAGGAATATTGTTTGACAATGCTTACGCTGCAGCCGCCAATTCAGCACCTAGCCGTGCTTGTATGATGACAGGAATGTACACGCCACGCCATGGAGTATATACAGTTAGTCCTCCCGACCGTGGTGATCGTACCAAACGTAAATATATAGCTATTCCCAATGTAGAAGATGTCTGTGCCGACTTTGTGACTATGGCCGAGGCTTTGCAAGAACAGGGTTATCAGTGTGGTCATATCGGGAAGTGGCATTTGGGGGATGATGAGGACGGTACAGGACCCTTGTCACAGGGATTTATATGGAATGTGGGCGGTAATAGAGCAGGAGCTCCCTATTCTTATTTTTATCCCTATTGTCTGCCTGATAAAAGTAAATGTCATGTGGGATTAGAAGAAGGTATATTGGGTGAATATCTTACTGATCGGTTGACTGAAGAAGCTGTTTCTTTTATAAAATCTCATAGTGAAGGTCCTTTTTTCTTACATTTGTCCCATCATGCCGTACATACGGTTTTGCAAGCACCTGATTCATTGATAAATAAATATCGTAATAAAACTCCCGGTAAATATCATAAGAATCCTATATATGCTGCAATGATTGAAAAACTAGATGATAGTGTTGGTAGGATATGCCAAGTTATTAAGACATTAGGAATAGCAGATCGTACAATAGTCATTTTTTATTCAGATAATGGAGGTTCGGAACCAGTGACAGACAATTATCCGTTAAATGGAGGAAAGGGAATGCCTTATGAAGGTGGGAGCCGTGTGCCGTTGATTATAAGGTGGACTGGTAAAATAGAAGGAGGCATCCGTTCATCTGTTCCAATAACAGGAGTTGATTTTTATCCAACTTTTGTTACTTTGGCACAGGGTAAGATTCCTGCTAACTTAGATGGAAAAGATATTTTTACGCTTATAAATAATAATGAGACGGAACGTGATCTTTTCTGGCATTTTCCGGCTTATTTGGAGTCTTATTTAAACGGGGGAAGAGATTTCCGTGCAAAACCTTATTCCAGTATTCGTTCAGGTGATTGGAAATTGATATATCATTATGAAGATAAGTCTATGGAACTGTTTAATTTGAAGAATGATCTGGGAGAATCACAAGATCTATCAGGTTCAAATCCTGTAAAACGAGGAGAACTTTATCAGAAACTGATGAAGTGGATTCAAGAAACTCATGCTCCTATTCCTGTGAAATTGAATCCTTATTATCGAGAGTAG
- a CDS encoding arylsulfatase, whose amino-acid sequence MKNRNLFLLTSGLAFPLLGAYAQKTPKPNIIYIMCDDMGYGDLGCYGQSYISTPNIDNMAKEGMRFTQAYAGSPVSAPSRASFMTGQHSGHCEVRGNKEYWRDAPVVMYGNNKEYAVVGQHPYDPGHVIIPEIMKDNGYTTGMFGKWAGGYEGSVSTPDKRGIDEYYGYICQFQAHLYYPNFLNRYSKSAGDTAVVRVVMDENINYPMFGKDYFKRPQYSADMIHEEAMKWLDKQDGKQPFFGIFTYTLPHAELAQPEDSILTGYQKKFFEDKTWGGQEGSRYNPSVHTHAQFAGMITRLDYYVGEVLNKLKEKGLDENTIVIFTSDNGPHEEGGADPTFFGRDGKLRGLKRQCYEGGIRIPFIVRWPGKVPEGTVNDHQLAFYDLMPTFCDLAGVKNYVKKYTNKKKDMDYFDGISFAPTLLGQEGQKKHDFLYWEFDETDQIGVRMGDWKMVVKKGTPFLYNLATDIHEDHDIAAGHPDIVKQMKEIIRTQHTPNPHFSVTLPSFE is encoded by the coding sequence ATGAAAAATCGAAACCTCTTTCTTTTAACCAGTGGATTAGCATTTCCTCTATTAGGCGCTTATGCTCAGAAAACTCCTAAACCGAATATCATTTATATTATGTGTGATGATATGGGTTATGGTGATTTAGGGTGTTATGGTCAGTCCTACATCAGTACACCGAATATTGATAATATGGCTAAAGAAGGTATGCGTTTTACACAAGCGTATGCCGGTAGTCCGGTGAGTGCTCCATCACGTGCGTCATTTATGACCGGACAACATTCCGGACATTGTGAAGTACGTGGGAACAAAGAGTACTGGCGCGATGCCCCTGTTGTGATGTATGGAAATAATAAGGAATATGCCGTGGTGGGGCAACATCCATACGATCCCGGTCATGTGATTATACCTGAAATAATGAAAGATAACGGTTATACTACCGGTATGTTTGGTAAATGGGCAGGGGGCTATGAGGGATCTGTGTCTACGCCGGACAAACGGGGTATTGATGAATATTATGGTTATATTTGCCAGTTTCAGGCTCATTTATATTATCCGAATTTCCTGAACCGGTATAGTAAATCGGCTGGTGATACGGCAGTGGTTCGTGTAGTGATGGATGAGAATATCAACTATCCTATGTTTGGTAAGGACTATTTCAAACGTCCGCAATATTCTGCGGATATGATCCATGAAGAAGCAATGAAATGGTTGGATAAACAAGATGGCAAGCAACCTTTCTTTGGTATTTTTACTTATACGCTTCCTCATGCAGAGCTGGCGCAGCCCGAAGATTCTATTCTGACAGGTTATCAAAAGAAGTTTTTTGAAGATAAAACTTGGGGTGGACAGGAAGGATCAAGATATAATCCGTCGGTACACACCCATGCGCAGTTTGCCGGCATGATTACTCGCTTGGATTATTATGTAGGAGAAGTTTTGAACAAATTAAAGGAGAAAGGACTGGACGAAAATACCATTGTGATTTTTACCAGTGATAACGGCCCCCATGAAGAAGGGGGAGCTGACCCTACCTTCTTTGGTCGTGATGGCAAACTTCGTGGATTGAAACGTCAATGTTATGAAGGGGGGATTCGTATTCCGTTCATTGTGCGTTGGCCGGGTAAAGTACCCGAAGGAACGGTTAATGATCATCAGTTAGCTTTCTATGACTTGATGCCTACATTTTGTGACTTGGCAGGTGTGAAGAATTATGTGAAGAAGTACACTAACAAGAAAAAAGACATGGATTATTTTGATGGTATTTCTTTTGCTCCGACTTTGTTAGGACAGGAAGGACAGAAGAAACATGATTTCTTGTATTGGGAATTTGATGAAACCGATCAGATTGGTGTACGTATGGGAGACTGGAAGATGGTAGTGAAAAAAGGGACTCCTTTCCTTTACAATCTTGCTACAGATATTCATGAAGACCATGATATCGCTGCCGGACATCCGGATATTGTGAAACAAATGAAAGAGATTATCAGAACACAGCATACTCCGAATCCTCATTTCTCTGTGACTTTGCCTTCATTTGAATAA